The following coding sequences lie in one Myxococcales bacterium genomic window:
- a CDS encoding NAD(P)H-binding protein produces MAKVLVAGATGYLGRHVVRALHGAGHVVRALARDPERLGDVRSLVSEVAVAEATKPETVTDVVGDATVLVSSLGKHDFKRKPSAWEVDFAANRNLLERAQAGGVRRVVFVSVFRGPELRKAGISSAEARESVVDLIRDSGLEYVIVRPNGFFNDMEDFFKMAKSGTSWVIGDGTKRMNPIHGADLADVVARSVVEPAGGGVELDVGGPDSLTQLEIATLAFAALGTKPKIRRLPAWVLRGMAPPLSLWNPFVADLLRAVAIMSSEGAEAPRHGSHHLADFYRELAAGPASPAHPTS; encoded by the coding sequence ATGGCGAAAGTACTGGTTGCGGGGGCGACGGGTTATCTGGGGCGACACGTGGTGCGGGCGCTTCACGGCGCGGGGCATGTCGTCCGCGCACTCGCTCGTGATCCCGAGCGGCTGGGCGACGTGCGCTCGTTGGTGAGCGAAGTCGCGGTGGCCGAGGCGACCAAGCCCGAGACCGTGACCGACGTCGTGGGTGACGCGACCGTTCTGGTCAGCTCGCTGGGCAAGCACGACTTCAAGCGCAAACCCAGCGCCTGGGAGGTCGACTTCGCTGCAAATCGCAACCTGCTCGAGCGCGCGCAGGCAGGCGGCGTGCGGCGCGTCGTCTTCGTCTCGGTGTTCCGCGGTCCCGAGCTGCGCAAGGCTGGGATCTCGTCGGCGGAGGCTCGTGAGAGTGTGGTGGACCTGATCCGCGATTCCGGGCTCGAGTACGTGATCGTTCGACCCAACGGCTTCTTCAACGACATGGAAGATTTCTTCAAGATGGCGAAGAGCGGCACGTCATGGGTGATCGGCGACGGCACGAAGCGCATGAATCCGATCCACGGCGCCGACCTCGCGGACGTCGTCGCGCGCAGTGTGGTCGAGCCTGCGGGGGGAGGCGTCGAGCTCGACGTTGGAGGGCCTGACTCGCTCACTCAGCTAGAGATCGCCACGCTTGCGTTCGCTGCGCTCGGGACCAAGCCGAAGATCCGTCGGCTTCCGGCCTGGGTCCTCCGAGGGATGGCGCCGCCGCTCTCGCTCTGGAATCCCTTCGTCGCGGATCTGCTGCGGGCCGTCGCCATCATGAGCAGCGAGGGTGCCGAGGCGCCGAGACATGGCAGCCACCACCTCGCCGACTTCTACCGCGAGCTGGCGGCCGGGCCGGCAAGCCCCGCGCATCCGACTTCGTAG
- a CDS encoding class I SAM-dependent methyltransferase yields the protein MSGHGQHHHGGEFDWQSMVESLELDGKMTLPLVKAIVDALRPGLNPDEASHVVDAGCGPGVVTCELARHFPSAEVTALDSSGPLLDRLRRRAAADGVAGRVRAVEADIERDIPELPPSDVVWASMVVHHVADPVAVLRRLRGLLRPAGTFVMLELAGRLDVLPPGDPLVAGGCWQRLEQAATLALRERLGFDAVGHDWPSDLARAGLVDTTDRTVVFRHDAPLDAVGRRWLARYARRGLTMGGSELSSFDLTALEAFAAALENGTRDDAFVAAERRILTARRPA from the coding sequence ATGAGCGGGCACGGTCAGCACCACCACGGCGGCGAGTTCGACTGGCAGTCCATGGTGGAAAGTCTCGAGCTGGACGGCAAGATGACGCTCCCGCTCGTCAAAGCGATCGTCGACGCGCTCCGCCCCGGGCTCAACCCTGACGAAGCGTCCCACGTCGTCGACGCCGGCTGCGGGCCGGGCGTCGTCACGTGTGAGCTGGCGCGGCACTTCCCCTCCGCCGAGGTCACTGCACTCGATTCGTCCGGTCCGTTGCTGGATCGCCTGCGGCGCCGTGCCGCCGCGGATGGGGTCGCAGGACGCGTCCGTGCGGTCGAGGCCGACATCGAGCGCGACATCCCCGAGCTGCCGCCGTCGGACGTCGTGTGGGCGTCGATGGTCGTCCATCACGTAGCCGACCCGGTCGCCGTCCTGCGCCGCCTCCGGGGCCTGCTCCGCCCTGCCGGGACGTTCGTGATGCTCGAACTCGCCGGTCGGCTGGACGTACTCCCACCCGGGGACCCGCTCGTCGCCGGGGGCTGCTGGCAACGTCTGGAGCAGGCCGCCACTTTGGCGCTCCGCGAGCGACTGGGGTTCGACGCGGTCGGGCACGACTGGCCATCGGACCTCGCCCGAGCCGGCCTCGTGGACACCACCGACCGGACCGTGGTGTTCCGTCACGACGCGCCGCTCGACGCTGTCGGCCGCCGCTGGCTGGCCCGCTACGCTCGCCGCGGCCTGACGATGGGAGGTAGCGAACTATCCAGCTTCGACCTGACCGCGCTCGAGGCGTTCGCGGCCGCCCTCGAGAACGGCACCCGCGACGACGCGTTCGTCGCCGCCGAGCGGCGCATTCTCACCGCCCGACGCCCGGCCTGA
- a CDS encoding DUF86 domain-containing protein: MVERDVVLAKVAAIDRSLARIRDVRAGGKRQLLPIDVEDIVVLNLQRAAQAAIDLAAHVAATEAYGLPTDLADAFSMLERHGVIAAELAARLRKMVGFRNIAVHQYETLDPRVIDAIVEQRLGDFQLLADAVTKRFGVL; this comes from the coding sequence ATGGTCGAACGTGACGTCGTCCTGGCGAAGGTCGCCGCCATCGACCGTAGTCTGGCCCGGATCCGCGATGTGCGGGCCGGAGGCAAGCGCCAGCTGCTGCCCATCGACGTCGAAGACATCGTGGTGCTCAACCTGCAGCGTGCCGCGCAAGCCGCCATCGACCTCGCGGCGCACGTCGCCGCCACCGAGGCCTACGGGCTGCCGACGGACCTCGCCGACGCATTCTCGATGCTGGAGCGACACGGCGTGATCGCCGCGGAGCTGGCCGCGCGGCTTCGCAAGATGGTGGGGTTCAGGAACATCGCCGTCCACCAGTACGAGACGCTGGACCCGCGAGTGATCGACGCCATCGTCGAGCAGCGGCTCGGCGACTTTCAGTTGCTCGCCGATGCCGTCACGAAACGTTTCGGCGTGCTCTGA
- a CDS encoding nucleotidyltransferase domain-containing protein — protein MLTESQLADVVRCLERETSLAALWLFGSEARGGARADSDVDLAALFVESPTPAVRLELSAALSRLLAREVDLVDLGTGSPAIAMQVLRHGRLLVDRRPELRVSFATVLPSRYEDLRIVRAPIEAAIAERMHGRT, from the coding sequence ATGCTCACGGAATCACAGCTCGCCGACGTCGTTCGCTGCCTCGAGCGCGAGACGTCGCTCGCCGCCCTGTGGCTGTTCGGGTCCGAGGCTCGGGGTGGCGCGCGTGCGGACTCGGACGTCGATCTGGCGGCGCTCTTCGTCGAGTCGCCGACGCCTGCGGTCCGGCTCGAGCTCTCCGCAGCGCTCTCTCGGCTGCTCGCGCGCGAGGTCGATCTGGTCGATCTCGGCACTGGCTCTCCGGCGATCGCGATGCAGGTCCTGCGTCACGGTCGGCTCCTCGTCGATCGTCGGCCGGAGCTGCGGGTGAGCTTCGCCACAGTGCTGCCATCCCGCTACGAAGATCTGCGGATCGTTCGGGCGCCCATCGAGGCCGCCATCGCGGAGCGCATGCATGGTCGAACGTGA
- a CDS encoding four helix bundle protein — MLRIHSEVLGVVRQLRGVMAVIDRKDRDLGRQLRRCSASVGLNLAEGMYSRGRNRAAKYHVALGSAREMLACLELADAFGYVAPLDDEMRGTFNRIIGSLVRLVERAG; from the coding sequence ATGTTGCGGATCCATTCGGAGGTGCTGGGGGTCGTTCGTCAGCTGCGGGGCGTCATGGCCGTCATCGATCGCAAGGACCGGGATCTCGGGCGGCAGCTTCGGCGCTGCTCCGCCAGCGTTGGTTTGAACTTGGCCGAGGGCATGTACTCGAGGGGGCGCAATCGCGCGGCGAAGTATCACGTCGCACTCGGGTCAGCGCGGGAGATGCTCGCGTGCCTAGAGCTCGCCGATGCGTTCGGCTACGTCGCGCCGCTCGACGACGAGATGCGCGGGACGTTCAATCGCATCATTGGGTCGCTCGTGCGGTTGGTGGAGCGGGCGGGGTGA
- a CDS encoding four helix bundle protein — translation MLRIHSEVLGVVRQLRGVMAVIDRKDRDLGRQLRRCSASVGLNLAEGMYSRGRNRAAKYHVALGSAREMLACLELADAFGYVAPLDDEMRGTFNRIIGSLVRLVERAG, via the coding sequence ATGTTGCGGATCCATTCGGAGGTGCTGGGGGTCGTTCGTCAGCTGCGGGGCGTCATGGCCGTCATCGATCGCAAGGACCGGGACCTCGGGCGGCAGCTTCGGCGCTGCTCGGCCAGCGTTGGTTTGAACTTGGCCGAGGGCATGTACTCGAGGGGGCGCAATCGCGCCGCGAAGTATCACGTCGCACTCGGGTCAGCGCGGGAGATGCTCGCGTGCCTCGAGCTCGCCGATGCGTTTGGCTACGTCGCACCGCTCGACGACGAGATGCGCGGGACGTTCAATCGCATCATTGGGTCGCTCGTGCGGTTGGTGGAGCGGGCGGGGTGA